The Streptomyces sp. SS1-1 genome has a segment encoding these proteins:
- a CDS encoding diaminopimelate decarboxylase, producing MNRASQYIRAPAGARGRCLAGRVSADDEETEDTVGEAAGTEAHDGRRAARRDEAVRAAVEQGLISPDSPVVGLLDVTGIRESAAALRAAFDAVTAPGTPVLHAFAVKACPLVPVLRLLGEEGIGAEVASPGELALARAAGLRPEATVLDSPAKTPAELRQALALGIAVNADNPQELKRLDALMRPHGPGGTTPRSPLGLRVNPQVGGGSIGATSTATPTSKFGVALRDPGARAWVVQAYRDRPWLTRLHTHTGSQGIPLSLMAQGVAEAYALAEEINEAVGRRQIDTLDLGGGLPVNFASDATAPTYAQYARLLAEAVPGLFDGRYGLVTEFGRSLVAKHGTIVARVEYAKSAGGRPVAITHAGVQVATRTVYMPGSWPLRIAAYDAKGRPKEGPDVTQDVAGPACFSGDLLAERASLPLLEQGDHAAALDTGAYYFAHHYAYNSLARPGVYGFAAGADGEVAFATVREPQSVEEIVAESGGAHAEALTTIGEPGRR from the coding sequence ATGAATAGAGCTAGTCAATACATTCGTGCGCCAGCAGGGGCGCGCGGTCGGTGTTTGGCTGGACGCGTGAGTGCGGACGACGAGGAGACGGAGGACACGGTGGGCGAGGCAGCGGGGACAGAGGCGCACGACGGACGCCGGGCGGCACGGCGGGACGAGGCGGTGCGGGCGGCCGTGGAACAGGGGCTGATCAGCCCCGACTCCCCCGTCGTCGGCCTGCTCGACGTCACGGGCATACGGGAGTCGGCGGCGGCGCTGCGAGCGGCCTTCGACGCCGTGACGGCACCCGGCACCCCCGTGCTGCACGCCTTCGCCGTCAAGGCGTGCCCGCTGGTGCCGGTCCTGCGGCTGCTGGGCGAGGAGGGCATCGGCGCCGAGGTGGCCAGCCCCGGCGAGCTGGCGCTGGCCCGCGCGGCCGGGCTGCGCCCGGAGGCCACCGTGCTGGACTCGCCCGCGAAGACCCCGGCCGAGCTGCGCCAGGCGCTCGCCCTGGGCATCGCCGTGAACGCCGACAATCCGCAGGAGCTGAAGCGGCTGGACGCCCTGATGCGGCCCCACGGCCCAGGTGGGACCACGCCTCGCTCCCCGCTCGGGCTGCGCGTGAACCCGCAGGTCGGCGGGGGTTCCATCGGGGCGACGTCGACCGCCACGCCCACCTCGAAGTTCGGGGTGGCGCTGCGCGATCCGGGGGCGCGCGCCTGGGTCGTCCAGGCGTACCGGGACCGTCCGTGGCTGACCCGGCTGCACACGCACACCGGGTCGCAGGGCATCCCGCTCTCCCTGATGGCCCAGGGGGTGGCGGAGGCGTACGCGCTGGCGGAGGAGATCAACGAGGCCGTCGGGCGGCGGCAGATCGACACCCTCGACCTCGGCGGCGGACTGCCGGTGAACTTCGCCTCGGACGCGACCGCCCCGACCTACGCGCAGTACGCGCGCCTGCTCGCGGAGGCGGTTCCGGGGCTGTTCGACGGCCGCTACGGCCTGGTCACCGAGTTCGGGCGGTCCCTGGTCGCCAAGCACGGCACGATCGTGGCGCGCGTCGAGTACGCCAAGAGCGCCGGCGGTCGGCCGGTCGCGATCACGCACGCGGGGGTGCAGGTCGCCACGCGGACGGTGTACATGCCGGGCAGCTGGCCGCTGCGGATCGCCGCGTACGACGCGAAGGGGCGCCCCAAGGAGGGACCGGACGTGACGCAGGACGTGGCCGGCCCGGCCTGCTTCTCCGGCGACCTGCTGGCCGAGCGGGCCTCGCTGCCGCTGCTGGAGCAGGGCGATCACGCGGCGGCGCTCGACACCGGCGCGTACTACTTCGCGCACCACTACGCCTACAACTCGCTGGCGCGGCCCGGCGTGTACGGCTTCGCGGCCGGCGCGGACGGGGAGGTCGCCTTCGCGACGGTACGGGAGCCGCAGTCCGTCGAGGAGATCGTGGCCGAGTCCGGAGGGGCGCACGCCGAGGCGCTCACCACCATCGGCGAGCCCGGGCGCCGTTGA
- the hutU gene encoding urocanate hydratase, protein MSGPRTVRAPRGTELSALGWQQEAALRMLQNNLDPEVAEHPDKLVVYGGTGKAARDWRSFDAMVRTLRTLKQDETMLVQSGRPVGVMQTHEWAPRVLIANSNLVGDWANWEEFRRLEALGLTMYGQMTAGSWIYIGTQGILQGTYETFAAVAAKKFGGTLAGTITLTAGLGGMGGAQPLAVTMNDGVAICIDCDPRAIERRIEHRYLDVRADSLEHALQLATEARDARRPLSIGLLGNAAELLPRMLAEGAPIDIVTDQTSAHDPLAYLPVGVDFDDMASSAAKDPAGFTTRARESMARHVEAMVGFMDAGAEVFDYGNSIRGEAQLAGYDRAFAFPGFVPAYIRPLFCEGKGPFRWAALSGDPADIARTDKAILDLFPENESLARWIRMAGERVHFQGLPARICWLGYGERDKAGERFNDMVASGELAAPLAIGRDHLDCGSVASPYRETEAMLDGSDAIADWPLLNAMVNVASGASWVSLHHGGGVGMGRSIHAGQVTVADGTKLGGEKIRRVLTNDPGMGVIRHVDAGYDIAESVADERQVRVPMREGDDA, encoded by the coding sequence ATGTCAGGACCCCGCACCGTCCGAGCTCCGCGCGGTACGGAACTGAGTGCCCTGGGATGGCAGCAGGAAGCCGCCCTGCGGATGCTGCAGAACAACCTCGACCCCGAGGTCGCCGAGCACCCCGACAAGCTCGTCGTCTACGGCGGCACCGGCAAGGCCGCCCGCGACTGGCGCTCCTTCGACGCCATGGTCCGCACCCTGCGGACCCTCAAGCAGGACGAGACGATGCTGGTCCAGTCCGGCCGCCCCGTCGGCGTCATGCAGACGCACGAGTGGGCGCCGCGCGTCCTGATCGCCAACTCCAACCTCGTCGGCGACTGGGCCAACTGGGAGGAGTTCCGCCGTCTGGAGGCCCTCGGCCTCACCATGTACGGCCAGATGACCGCCGGCTCCTGGATCTACATCGGCACCCAGGGCATCCTCCAGGGCACCTACGAGACGTTCGCCGCCGTCGCGGCGAAGAAGTTCGGCGGCACCCTCGCCGGGACGATCACCCTCACCGCCGGCCTCGGCGGCATGGGCGGCGCCCAGCCGCTCGCCGTCACCATGAACGACGGTGTCGCGATCTGTATCGACTGCGACCCGCGCGCCATCGAGCGCCGCATCGAGCACCGCTACCTCGACGTGCGCGCCGACTCCCTGGAGCACGCCCTCCAGCTCGCCACCGAGGCCCGCGACGCCCGCCGCCCGCTGTCCATCGGCCTCCTCGGCAACGCCGCCGAACTGCTCCCGCGGATGCTCGCCGAGGGCGCCCCGATCGACATCGTCACCGACCAGACCTCCGCCCACGACCCGCTGGCCTATCTGCCGGTCGGTGTCGACTTCGACGACATGGCCTCCTCCGCGGCCAAGGATCCGGCCGGGTTCACCACCCGCGCCCGCGAGTCCATGGCCCGGCACGTCGAGGCCATGGTCGGCTTCATGGACGCCGGCGCCGAGGTCTTCGACTACGGCAACTCCATCCGCGGCGAGGCCCAGCTCGCCGGGTACGACAGGGCGTTCGCCTTCCCCGGCTTCGTCCCCGCCTACATCCGCCCCCTGTTCTGCGAGGGCAAGGGCCCCTTCCGCTGGGCCGCCCTGTCCGGCGACCCGGCCGACATCGCCAGGACCGACAAGGCGATCCTCGACCTGTTCCCGGAGAACGAGTCCCTCGCCCGCTGGATCAGGATGGCCGGCGAACGCGTCCACTTCCAGGGCCTGCCCGCCCGGATCTGCTGGCTCGGCTACGGCGAACGCGACAAGGCCGGCGAGCGCTTCAACGACATGGTCGCGAGCGGCGAGCTGGCCGCGCCGCTGGCCATCGGGCGCGACCACCTCGACTGCGGCTCCGTGGCCTCGCCGTACCGCGAGACCGAGGCCATGCTCGACGGCTCCGACGCGATCGCCGACTGGCCGCTGCTGAACGCCATGGTGAACGTGGCCTCCGGCGCCTCCTGGGTCTCCCTGCACCACGGCGGCGGTGTCGGCATGGGCCGCTCCATCCACGCCGGTCAGGTCACGGTCGCCGACGGCACGAAGCTCGGCGGCGAGAAGATCCGCCGCGTGCTCACCAACGACCCCGGCATGGGCGTCATCCGGCACGTGGACGCCGGCTACGACATCGCGGAGTCGGTCGCCGACGAGCGGCAGGTCCGGGTGCCGATGCGCGAGGGTGACGACGCGTGA